A window from Lycium ferocissimum isolate CSIRO_LF1 unplaced genomic scaffold, AGI_CSIRO_Lferr_CH_V1 ctg8621, whole genome shotgun sequence encodes these proteins:
- the LOC132045931 gene encoding uncharacterized protein LOC132045931, with protein sequence MASEPTGLIASAAMVPISDLQSLQNDVKAMQVQLSSFVEDSGKRFETMETTQTHFQSQLDEVREANKKLDFIISNMGLASRAGSAPCTPPSTIQSSQPINTNSSLQSVPPGTSVCPVIREIGGTSGNKTPIQNTLFTPSTYPIGRGFTFPPAPVFNSPPIFQNHPYTPTASPLLPTPVDHTDSSLKNLKPKINFPEFDGTNPRGWLRKCEKFFELYHIPEHEKLNYASVHVRDMVDVWLDSYIVNNKGRITWAKFCVEVCRRFGNVRPQDIVDEFNKIMQAGSVDQYQEKFEELTSYMSIINPLLNEAHFVSSFISGLRPELKPLVKLANPLTIMDAYETAKVYEESFSALAYLVSPPRQPQYNSYSRNPSITYPRTQTNPKPPTLPTPNQPLRLTYPTQKPNPRAALKPNNLETLRTQGLCYKCHEKYFPGHQCKPKTLHAMEGVEGEPEPEVEEFVDVPETLEEPVEEQAEISINVILGLSNTSSPHKTIKIMGFVKKIPIIVLIDTGSTHSFVDPIMLKKLNKQAQFLSKTMKIVVANGQILTCDKICTGFNWKMQEEGFIFDIRVLKIGGCDMVLGMDWIDMIAPIILNTRPFSLSFLKEGKMITLLGMTRKQNISQVDNNELYKMLKSGICEIMAEMCMISQGHSSGGGNQAGSKIKALLTAFTDVFQEPTELPPARNCDHAIQLTQGAQPFNLRPYRYSFDQKNAIEGIIQDMLKAETVMPSQSPFASPALLVKKKDSTWRLCVDYRRLNSMTVKNKYPIPIIEDLLDELNGANVFSKIDLRAGYHQVRMKVSDEHKTAFRTHHGLWQFRVMPFGLTNAPATFQSLMNDVFQSQLRKFILVFFDDILIYSKNEEDHLKHLEVVLQKVYQELCNHKGPLTQLLKKGGFKWGPEASKAFEELKGAMTTTPVLALPDFNKPFVLEMDACNSGVGAVLMQERRPLAFMSQMLSKRHMGLSTYEKELIALLMAVDRWRHYLHPNHFIIKTDHFSLKFLQEQKINTCLQHKGLTKLMGLSFEIHYKKGVENLVANALSRRNETTEQAHFHVITQVLPCWIEEVLNSYKEDQNITQAITSISVDPNNNQNLSANKAY encoded by the exons ATGGCATCAGAGCCAACTGGGCTCATTGCTTCCGCCGCCATGGTTCCGATTTCAGATCTTCAGAGCTTGCAAAATGATGTGAAAGCCATGCAAGTCCAACTATCTTCATTTGTTGAAGATTCCGGGAAGAGGTTTGAAACAATGGAAACAACTCAGACTCACTTTCAATCACAGTTAGATGAGGTCCGAGAAGCTAATAAGAAGCTGGATTTCATCATCTCCAACATGGGATTGGCCTCACGAGCAGGTTCTGCCCCTTGCACACCACCTTCCACCATTCAATCTTCTCAACCTATTAACACCAACAGCTCCTTGCAATCTGTTCCACCGGGAACTTCTGTTTGTCCAGTGATTCGAGAGATTGGAGGAACATCAGGTAACAAAACCCCGATTCAAAATACACTTTTTACTCCTTCCACTTATCCTATAGGTAGAGGATTCACTTTTCCTCCTGCTCCAGTGTTCAATAGCCCTCCAATTTTTCAAAACCATCCTTACACACCTACTGCTTCTCCTCTTTTACCCACACCTGTAGACCACACTGATTcttctttaaaaaatttgaagcctaaaattaattttccagaaTTTGATGGAACCAATCCAAGGGGTTGGTTGAGGAAATGTGAGAAATTTTTTGAACTTTACCACATTCCTGAACATGAGAAGCTAAACTATGCTTCTGTTCATGTTAGGGATATGGTAGATGTGTGGTTGGATAGTTATATAGTCAACAATAAAGGAAGGATAACATGGGCTAAATTTTGTGTTGAAGTCTGTAGGAGGTTTGGTAATGTACGGCCTCAAGATATTGTGGATGAGTTTAATAAGATAATGCAGGCTGGCAGTGTTGATCAATATCAGGAAAAATTTGAGGAACTCACTAGTTACATGTCCATTATCAATCCCTTGTTGAATGAAGCTCATTTTGTGTCCAGTTTCATTAGTGGCTTAAGACCTGAGCTAAAACCTTTGGTGAAGTTAGCCAATCCCTTAACCATAATGGATGCATATGAAACTGCTAAAGTATATGAAGAATCTTTTTCAGCCTTAGCCTATCTTGTTTCCCCTCCCAGACAACCTCAATACAACTCTTACTCCAGAAATCCTTCAATTACCTATCCCAGAACCCAAACTAATCCCAAACCACCAACTTTACCAACCCCAAACCAGCCCTTAAGATTGACTTACCCCACTCAAAAACCAAACCCAAGAGCTGCCCTCAAACCAAACAACTTGGAGACTCTTAGAACTCAGGGACTTTGTTATAAATGTCATGAGAAGTACTTCCCCGGACATCAATGTAAACCTAAGACCCTTCATGCCATGGAAGGGGTGGAAGGTGAACCAGAACCGGAAGTTGAAGAGTTTGTTGATGTTCCAGAAACCTTGGAAGAGCCAGTGGAGGAACAAGCTGAAATATCAATCAATGTAATACTTGGCTTGTCTAATACTAGTAGTCCCCATAAGACCATCAAAATTATGGGGTTTGTCAAAAAGATTCCAATAATTGTGCTCATTGATACTGGTTCCACTCATTCATTTGTGGATCCTATTATGCTTAAGAAGCTTAACAAACAGGCACAATTCTTGTCTAAAACAATGAAGATAGTGGTAGCTAATGGACAAATCTTAACTTGTGATAAGATTTGTACTGGTTTTAATTGGAAAATGCAGGAGGAAGGGTTCATTTTTGACATCAGAGTGCTAAAAATTGGTGGTTGTGACATGGTACTAGGAATGGATTGGATTGACATGATTGCTCCAATCATTCTGAACACTAGACCCTTTAGTTTATCATTCTTGAAGGAAGGAAAAATGATCACTCTACTGGGAAtgacaagaaaacaaaacataTCTCAGGTGGACAACAATGAATTATACAAGATGCTCAAGTCAGGCATATGTGAGATTATGGCAGAAATGTGTATGATCAGTCAAGGTCATTCCTCAGGTGGTGGGAACCAAGCAGGTTCAAAGATAAAAGCACTGTTGACAGCTTTCACTGATGTGTTTCAAGAACCAACTGAATTACCTCCTGCTAGAAACTGTGATCATGCTATTCAACTTACTCAAGGAGCTCAGCCTTTCAACCTAAGACCATACAGGTATTCCTTTGACCAAAAGAATGCAATTGAAGGTATAATACAAGATATGCTTAAAGCTGAGACTGTAATGCCTAGTCAGTCCCCTTTTGCTTCACCTGCTCTGTTGGTTAAAAAGAAAGATTCTACATGGAGGTTGTGTGTCGATTATAGGAGGCTAAATAGCATGACTGTTAAAAACAAATACCCTATCCCTATTATCGAAGACTTATTGGATGAGCTCAATGGAGCCAATGTTTTCTCAAAAATTGACCTTAGGGCAgggtaccatcaagtgagaATGAAAGTCAGTGATGAACATAAAACTGCTTTTAGAACTCACCATGGGTTGTGGCAGTTTAGAGTAATGCCTTTTGGATTAACAAATGCTCCTGCTACTTTTCAGTCccttatgaatgatgtgtttcAGTCTCAATTAAGGAAGTTCATACTTGTCttttttgatgatattttaatatatagtaAAAATGAGGAGGATCATTTGAAACATCTGGAAGTAGTACTGCAG AAAGTTTATCAAGAATTATGCAATCACAAAGGGCCTCTAACTCAGTTGTTAAAAAAAGGAGGTTTCAAATGGGGACCTGAGGCCTCAAAAGCTTTTGAGGAACTGAAAGGAGCAATGACAACAACTCCTGTTCTTGCATTACCGGATTTCAATAAACCATTTGTGCTAGAAATGGATGCTTGTAATAGTGGCGTGGGTGCTGTACTAATGCAAGAAAGGAGACCTTTGGCTTTCATGAGTCAAATGCTGAGCAAAAGGCATATGGGACTGTCAACATATGAGAAGGAACTCATTGCCCTTCTGATGGCAGTGGACAGATGGAGACATTACCTTCATCCCAACCACTTCATCATCAAAACTGACCATTTTAGTTTAAAGTTTTTGCAGGAACAAAAGATCAATACTTGTTTACAACACAAAGGTTTGACAAAATTGATGGGGCTGAGCTTTGAAATTCATTACAAAAAGGGAGTGGAAAATCTGGTTGCTAATGCATTATCCAGGAGAAATGAAACAACAGAGCAAGCTCATTTCCATGTAATCACTCAAGTACTACCATGCTGGATTGAAGAGGTCCTCAACAGTTACAAAGAGGATCAGAATATCACTCAAGCCATTACTTCCATCAGTGTTGATCCCAACAACAATCAGAATCTCAGTGCCAACAAGGCTTATTGA